tatataaaaggcAAAGACTGTAATGGAGGGAAAATGCCCAAGTCGTATCAGCTGTTGCCTACGAtacattttctgacattttctttaaattttagtataaaaataaagttataAATAGCAGCATATCTCGTGGAACGTAGCTTGACTATATGCTAATGCTAAATATTTAAGAAAGTACATATCGTTTGTAAACAGACAAATGCCTACAGCCTTACGCATGGCGTATCGGTGTTATAAAACGATAGAAAAGTATTGTGATACGCATATAATCTAATGACATTAGTTCTTTCCCAACAGGAGCTGCTGAACGAAGTAGACACAGACGGGACAGGGACCATCTACTTCTCCGAGTTCCTTGCCCTGGTCACGAGACCCATGGACACCGATCAGGAGCTGGAGAACGAGCTGCGCGAGGCATTTCGGGTATTTGACAAGGAGGGTAACGGCTTCATCAGGTAATACCGTAGGGAATAAGCGCATTCTTTTCAAGTCCCAATTCATTTAAAGTCTTTACAAACTAGAAACAGTGAGAAATGTTCATTAAGTCATCTATCTTTTTGAATGCAAAGAAACGCGGCAATTTTGAAATGGAACGATTTTTCTCCTCAGCGTTCCAGACCTCCGTCACGTGATGATGAACATCGCAGACAAGATGGCGGAGGAGGAGGTAGATGAGATGATGGAGGAGGCAGACGTGGAGGGGGACGGACAGGTCTGTTATGAGGAGTTCATACGGCTTATGATTAACAAGTGATGACAAACACGTCCAACCTGCCGGCTCGGTTTATGCCCAGAGAACGGAAGGCATGTTGACCGGAGTTGTTGCTCGTGGTGAAGACGTCAGGGGGCGCTGAGAGGTTACAAGAGTTACATGACCATTGAACCAGAGAACTATTCAAGCCTGTGTTATATTCAACGCTATACATCTGCAGTAACAAGTGAATGGGACCCTATATCATACATGGAcagttttgatgaaaaatgggGTCTGGTCTGGCTCTATTATTTTATCAACCTCCGAAGTAAAGAGGAATTTTGTATTATAATCGTCTTTTCTGAATTGTCCACCGGGGTGTACATTGCACTACTCGTATAAAAGGTGTTTTCTACAAGGCGACATCTTCCTGTCATATTCCTGAACTCTGACGCAATGTTGTATGATATGTACATTGTCATCCTTCGCACTACTAACCGACTGTTAACATAAACGATTTCATGATATATGTATACTATAAAAATCCAGCTTGAATTGAACTGAAGGATAGGTAGATCTGTATAAGTAGGGTTAACGTTATGTTCATCTCGTGTTTAAAGCCACTTGcactttattttgaaaaaaaaacaaattaaagaacaCGACTAAAATTGTATATGGCTTTTGAGATCGAGAGCCTATTGTTTTTAGAGAGGGGATATTCAGCTACATCACACTATCCTAGCAGTATCAGTCGACACTCGAATGAACAATCCACACAAACTGTATACATTTATTACCTTCTTGTGACAATTACAGGAACATATCCTCCAGGTTGGAAATTTGTTCCTTCCAAGTATTGGGATTACTTTGAGTGAATCTTGAAATGTGTCTTTGAACTTTCAGCGATAGAAGAACATGATGACGGACTCGGTGACAAGTTGGCTTGCACTCCATTCCGTACCTGTGCCGTGGCCGTTGTAGTCCTTAAGTGGGAAGTCACCGCAATGATATGCACCTTCAGCCCAATAGCCCCCTCCCCCAATGCACACTGTCTCTGCGTTCGGTCCAACGTAGTTGACACCTGGACAAACAGCCAGGGACCCTCCATTGTTGGTGAAGACCCGAAAATGCACGAACCCGGGGACGGCTTCACTTTGTGACACCACGTTCGGGGGTAACAGTGACTGCACCAGATGATTACTGCCCTGTTCGTACACAATAGGGATGGCCGGACCGTTGTCGTGGGTGTACGTACCCAAGTTGTAGCCAATGGGGAAGTGATCTTTGAACAGCGAGTACAGATTGCCTCCGTAGCTATCCAGGAAACCGGTGGCGGTGCGGTACCGTAGGTAGGCGGCGGTTTTGTACTCTTTTGGCGGCACGTTGTTCGGTACGTGCCACAGCATGACGTTGGAGGCGCTGATGCTGAAGTAGCCCGGGTTCTTGTAGTCGTCGGTGGTGGCCGACCCCATGGAGCCGAATGTGTGCACGTTGGCCCAGTTGCCATCTCCACCGGGGTAGTTGATGTTGTTCCCTCGGGTGCTGGACCACCGATCCCCGGCCGTACACTCACCATACACATCGTCCTCGTGCACGCTGGAGACCAGCGTCCAGCCGCCTCCGGCCGTGGTCATGTCGCAGTAGGTCTGGTAGATGGTTCCGTCCTTCCCGATAAGGAAGTAGGCACCGTCCTGGCTGGAGGGGTTGTTCTGTTTGATGAGAAGACAGGAGGAAGCGGGGTTGAGCTCAGTACCGAGACCGTGGTCCAGACTAGCCAAGCTTTGAGTGGCCACTACGGTGGTTTCCATCTGGGACAGACGATTATCTAGGGCGTTGACAATGCTGCACTATAAAATATTGATAAGTTTGTAAAGAAATTAATGCTTTCAGATATGACAAATAGTCAATGCTTAAATGTGTTGTCACGCTTTCTTTGTGCCTACCCCAGATCAAATTCTCAGTAAACCTGTCAGGTATGAGAACGGACCGAACGAAATCTTGTGAAGGAGACTTTTCAATACGGATACAGCGTTTAAAATCTTTAATATGTTATTCACCCCCACAGCTGAACTTTCATGCAAATTCCGAAACTCGTGTGTTGTATTGAAATCAGACATATTTTGGTTACCTGCTGTCCTGCAACGGTGTTTTGTAGATTTTCTATGTCAGACTGCAGACTTCCGGTGTCGGAGCAGGAGTGGGTGGGGGACGCCACGTCGTTAGGAACCACAAACGTGTACTGGCACGTACCTCCGTTTACTGTACGCATAGACACATCGTTAGAATCCGATAGAAATAATGGACAACAACACTATGATGGCCTTCATCGTTCTTCGAACATAAGTAGAAAAATGTATCAACCGTTACTTATGTCTTACAAATTGTACGTGTAATGAAATCGATAACTGAGATAATAGTTACTGATAGAAAGATAAGAGGGTTGCAACCCTACCCAACTAGCTTGCTATTTGACCTGATCAGTGATTGGTCCCGAAAGTATGACCCTTGACCCCACAGTACCAAGAGATGCCAAACTGTCAGTCCAACTGTGGCCCTCGTCTCCGACGGACCTTCCACTCTTTGCCTACCACCGCCAAAGCAAAAATCTTGTCGCCACCGAGGTCGGCCTTGAACGCCGAAGGGAGCTCGAGGGTTTAGCGGTATCGCCGGGTCGGCGTACGGGGGACGTTGGTTCCCCGGAAGGTTTGACGAGACATTCCGTGTTTTTCCTCGTGCATTAAAATACTGTGTGTGCTTTCAGGAGTGCAGAGCTACTTGTACCGTCCTTTTATTTTTTGTCTTGCTGTGCTGGATGCCGTCTAGCGCACCTGGAATTCTGAGGCCCGGCTGTATTGTTTTAATATTTGCATATCTGTCGCTTATTCGTATGTATTAGCTTTTCAGCGGCTCGGGGAAGGATGGCTGCCTTACACCATTTTCTTCGTTTTACAGCTTCAACCCTTTTACCCTAGGCCGAGTCGACTTTAGGACGCCTTTAGTTCACGCTGGCGTTCTGTTCCGCGTGGAGCTGAGTGATTTTGTGTGATTTCGTGACCTTGTGTATGTTTTAGCAGCGTTCGACAGCTacatccaagcagatagttggtGCCCACGTGGCAAGCCGGTGGTTCTCTGAAATTCCTTTGTCGCCATGTTTCTTGCATCCTTTCTATCCTCTGCAAAGGAAACCTGTGGGTGTTGGCTTTTAATGCTGAGGCGTGGATCAGAAcgagagtttccagatttttatgtcattttctgattttcgtGAATGTTTTCAGGCAGGAACAGAGGAAGACGATGGCATGGTCCAGGAGGCTGTGTTGGGGTTTTCTGCTACCATTTGTTTTAGTTCGCTTGTGTATGAGTGCGTACCTGTAAGGCGTGGTGACTGAGTTGTGGACACGCGTGGCCCAGTCCTAACCGCGTTCGCGGCACCCTAGACCGTTTGTGGGAGGGCTGGGCGGTGTGGAAGATGTGTATGTTGtacttgtctgtctgggaccggacctgttgccgggcgcccGTCCCTTCCCACTGTCTcatggttcacgtgttgttcataCAGGTCTGACGCTCTCCCCCTCCACAACAGGGATGCGCGGGACACACCACCACCCAGAGCCGGCACAAGCCACCCTCAACCTCGCCAGNNNNNNNNNNNNNNNNNNNNNNNNNNNNNNNNNNNNNNNNNNNNNNNNNNNNNNNNNNNNNNNNNNNNNNNNNNNNNNNNNNNNNNNNNNNNNNNNNNNNGCAGCAGAGAGGGCTCAAGACGCGCCAGGAAACCTGTTAGCCGAACagttaggctgtgatgttttatgttgtgaacCATGTTCTTTGTGCCGAACATAGTGCTACAAGGGACAGCGGTCAGAGGATCAGGGTCGACTGGCGCTCCTGTCCccgacaccgcccagcccctgCCGGTCAGTTCAGCCAACCCCGCCGACAACTCAAGGAACTGTAAGTCATTTTCCCCCTACTTCTCGTGAATAGATTTTGACATGTCGTTctccagtgcgatggggtgccgcggGATGCTGGAGGGTAGGAACTAATCGAGCAGCCCTGTTTTGAGATTGGTCTGACCAAGAACGTTTTTGGTCTGACGCCTTTTATAGCACGGCAagatatc
The window above is part of the Branchiostoma floridae strain S238N-H82 chromosome 14, Bfl_VNyyK, whole genome shotgun sequence genome. Proteins encoded here:
- the LOC118430972 gene encoding calmodulin-A-like isoform X2, whose translation is MAFPQQSLRRSSAARRSSHAADPDRMSEDEIQEWRDAFDVFDRDRDGAISAKELGSAMRSLGMDPSEFEIQELLNEVDTDGTGTIYFSEFLALVTRPMDTDQELENELREAFRVFDKEGNGFISVPDLRHVMMNIADKMAEEEVDEMMEEADVEGDGQVCYEEFIRLMINK
- the LOC118430971 gene encoding intelectin-1a-like, yielding METTVVATQSLASLDHGLGTELNPASSCLLIKQNNPSSQDGAYFLIGKDGTIYQTYCDMTTAGGGWTLVSSVHEDDVYGECTAGDRWSSTRGNNINYPGGDGNWANVHTFGSMGSATTDDYKNPGYFSISASNVMLWHVPNNVPPKEYKTAAYLRYRTATGFLDSYGGNLYSLFKDHFPIGYNLGTYTHDNGPAIPIVYEQGSNHLVQSLLPPNVVSQSEAVPGFVHFRVFTNNGGSLAVCPGVNYVGPNAETVCIGGGGYWAEGAYHCGDFPLKDYNGHGTGTEWSASQLVTESVIMFFYR